The Acinetobacter chinensis genomic sequence AAAATATGTTAAAATAGCTGGAATTTTTCCAGGGAAATCCACGATGTCCGAATCCAGCATGACTCCATCCATTCAGTTGAACACCCGTGGTCTGCGTTGTCCTGAACCTGTGATGATGCTGCATCAGGCAATCCGTAAGTCAAAATCAGGTGATGTCGTTGAAGTCTTTGCAACAGACAACTCCACCTCCTGGGATATTCCAAAATTCTGTATGCACCTTGGACACGAGCTGTTATTACAGGAAGAAAAACTGGATGAAGCAGGTAATAAAGAATTTCATTATCTGGTGAAGAAAGGCTGAGTCCAGAAGTGTGTATCTGCTTTCAGATGATATTCATCTCTGAAAAGATTGAAGTATTTAAAAATAAAAAATCCCCTGAATATTCAGGGGATTTTTTATATGTCTTAAGTTACATATTTGGATAGTTTGGACCACCGCCACCCTCAGGTGTTACCCAGGTGATGTTCTGTGATGGGTCTTTAATATCACAGGTTTTACAGTGAACACAGTTTGCTGCGTTAATCTGGAAGCGTTTTGAACCGTCATCATTTTCCATGATTTCGTAAACACCGGCAGGGCAGTAACGCTGAGCAGGCTCATCCCATTTTGGTAAGTTTACATTTACAGGAATGCTTGCATCAGTCAGTTTCAGGTGAGCAGGCTGATTTTCTTCATGTACAGTATTGGATACAAATACA encodes the following:
- the tusA gene encoding sulfurtransferase TusA, producing the protein MSESSMTPSIQLNTRGLRCPEPVMMLHQAIRKSKSGDVVEVFATDNSTSWDIPKFCMHLGHELLLQEEKLDEAGNKEFHYLVKKG